The genomic window ccaactaatctccTTCCTGACATATTCCTGCAAGTGAcataaatgctacacctgcccatttgcctcctccctcacctccattcagggccctaaacagtctttccaggtgaggcaacacatcaCTTGCGattctgttggagtcatctattgtatacagtgcagcctcctctacattaatGAGACCCAACATAcactgggggaccgctttgttgagcacctccactccctcTGCCAAAAGTCAAATTTCCTGGTggcaaaccattttaattcctatccccagttGCACTCCGACatttcagtccatggcctcttcttctgtcccgatgaggccactctcagggtggaggagcaacacttcatattctgtatAGCTGGTCTCCAAcctccatcaggaatgaggtacaggagtctcaggtcccacatcacaaggttcaggaatagttatttcccctcagccatcactcaacttcactcacccaaacACTGAAATggttccacaacccatggacttactttcaaggatacaactcatgttcttgatatttatttattattattttgtttttttttttgtatttttgtactttgcacagcttgttgtcttttgcacattggttgtcttcCAACTTCATTGTGTacggtttttcattgactctgttgtgtttctttgtagttattgtgaatgcccaccaaaaaatgaatctcagggtagtatattgtCTCATATgtagatgtactttgattataaatttagtttgaactttgagcattGCGTGGTCCCTATAGTGGTCTGTTTCCTGCTTGCTCAGTTATTTCAAACTCTAGGCCAAACAGCAATTACAAGTCTTTCTCTACCTGGATTCCACAATTTAATCTGTTTGCCATGACAGATTGAGTTACTATTCACTTATGATGAAAGCCTGTTGACTGTCATTCCCttagcccgggggtcggcaacctgcggctcccgagccatttgtggctctttcacctctgtgctgcggctccctgtggctttgggaaataattggccagtatttaattaaaatgtattttatgttaatttgttagcttttgaaatgtaattctaaatttgaagattatggtgatcttgtacaatctaagtgtggcgacacatttcctggcacatccgaaacggctcacaattagccagcattccggctaagggagatagcctacgggggtttgtgagtacgcgtcttttgcagcatctgcgtccatgggggctgggttgagggaggcttaaaagcaaggctgtttagttcgaataaagttattcgactgcagtttactgactgcgtgagcataccgctacaacgtgtttttatcgctattaatatacgtcaccactgccaatacctgacacccgccagtgcgcgatttctttaatttttcgatccaaggtaagccaactatggagaattctaaaaaaagaaaagtgactgaagaaaacagaacgtttaatgatacgtggacagattcatttgctttcactgttgacgagactggtttaccggtatgcttaatatgcaatgagaaactagcaaacaacaaaaagtcaaatgtcgcaaagcatttccagaataaacacgcagcctttgctcaaaaatatccggatggagatgagagaaaaaaagccatttcggaactgatgcggaaggttgatctgagcaaaaatcatttccagaaatggatgaagtctggaaaatcaacgacatacgccagttatattgccgctcaggaaatagtcaggcacgggaagcagtttacagatggtgaatatataaaagaatctttcattaagatttcagaacatctattcacggactttaaaaacaagagtgaaattgtgcagaaaatcagggatatgcccctctctgcaaagactgtcaaagacagaaccataaaaatggcagaagacatcacaagacagcaaattaaagacatcaattcagctgtggcctactcgattgcctgtgacgagtctaaagacaaaggtgatattgaacaaatagcgttgttctgccggtatgtaaactctgccgggccacaggaagaactgattgagttgatacctctaaaagaccaaacacggggggaggacatctgtgaggctgtcttgaattgtttaagagccaaaggaataaagaccacccatctggtgtcagtagctactgatggggcaccgaatatgacgggaacgcacaagggatttgtggctttactgcagaagtcgctggacagaaagctgctgacttttcactgcatcttgcaccaagaggcactgtgcgctcaaacatttcctccggaatgcacagaagtaatggatgttgtcattcagattgtcaataaaataatggcaaaaagtttaaatcaccgtcaattccgtttgttactggacgagctggaaagcgcatattctgatctcctgctgcacaacaaagtccggtggctgtccaaaggggaggtgctgaaacgctttgtcgcgtgtctggaagaagtgaaaactttcctgggcagcaaagggctcacctttcctgagctggaacagccagagtggctggaaaagctacacttcatggtagacatgacagcgcacctgaacacgctgaacacagctcttcaggggaaaggacgtacagccctacacatgttggaggatgttttggcattcgagcgcaagttgacagtgcttgccagagatttacagaaaggcactttgtctcacttccccaatttgagagagttcaaacaaggtcacgacatgataatttcggagtatttacattctgcaatcatcgcaatgcaaacatcgtttgggaaacgcttctgtgagttcagagaggaaaaaaacacattatccttcccggtcactcccttaagcatcgatccttccctactgaatacgactgcattggcaggtgtgagtcaacctgatcttgagatggaactggccgacatagccgacaaagacatatgggtgtccaagtttagacgcttgacagcagaccttgaagatgttgcccgtcagaaggccgttcttgctcagaatcacaaatggagtgatattgaaaaccttccaaaaccggacaaacttgtgttcgaaacatggaatgctatgcccgacatttatgtaaacatgaaaaagtatgcgcttggagtcctgtcgatctttggatccacatatgtatgtgagcaggtgttctccaacatgaactttattaaaaacaaacatcgcgcacgcctcacagatgacagcttgcgatcctgtgtaaagatgaaggtgacatcatacagccctgatgtgcagacgctgtgcgctgaggtccaggaccagaaatcccattaaccaagtatgataaatattttaattgcctattattttatgtatattcatattttttcattgttcagtgaaatagtccttttatttttcaggctgacagctggctgatgttatttttggtttgctgctggcggaaaatttaagttcggcgtttttcataaatacaagaaggactcaaatagacattgagtattttacttaaaagtaactttcaacccaacgtctttttttcggagttcaaaatgtttttgttgcatgcagaaatgtaatttcgttttctctgcaggagttcatcaatttcataaatgcaacacattatagtttgtttatacatagcataaaggcaaaaaaaacgttgtatgcagtgttatttcattttaaatgtcaaacgggttttgcggctcccagtgttttcttttctgtgggaaacgggtccaagtggctctttcagtggtaaaggttgctgacccctgccttagCCCAAACAATTCAAATCATGACAGTGATAACTTTGAACCCCCTTAACACAAATGAATGGAATCATATTACCCGCCCTGGATCTGTTCATCTCTAATTGCCGTCGGGACATTAaccatctcgacttcaccaccccttgctccaattccaaccttaccccctctgaatgctctgctctccattccctctgcaacaatcccaaccttaccatcaaacccgcTGATCAGGGGGGTGTGGTTGTCGTCTGGCACACCTACCTGTACACAGCGGAGGCACGACGACAACtcgctgacacctcctcttatctACCCCCGGACCATGACCCCACTAGGGAGTACCAGTCCATtgtctcccaaactatttccgatctcatcagctcgggagatctcccatccacggccaccaaacttatagttctcacaccctgcacttcccgtttctacctcctacctaagtTTCGCAGACCTGCCagtccaggcagacccattgtctctgcttgctcctgccccactgaacacaTTTCTACCtatctcaactctgttttatctccgcttgttcaatcccttcccacctatgtctgtgatacttcccatgctttacatctcttcaaagatttcaagttccccggccaccaccgccttattttcaccatggacgtccagtccctatatacctctcgcccaccaggaaggtctccaagctctccgtttcttcctggattccagacccagccagtcaccttctaccaccactcctctCCGCCTTgcggaattagtcctcacccttaacaatttctcctttggctcctcccacttcctccaaactaaagttgtagccattggcacccgcatgggtcctagctatgcctgtctttttgtcggccatgtggaggaatctatgttccaagcctacaccagtatctgtcctcctcttttcttgcgttatattgacgactgcatcggtgctgcttcctgcacacatgctgagctcgtcgacttcattaacatcgcctccaactttcaccccaccctcaaattcacctggtcaatttccgacaccttcctcccctttctagatctctctggagacagcctatccaccgacatctactacaaacctactaactcccacagctacctagactattcctcctcccaccctgtctcctgcaaaaataatatccctttctctcaattcctccgcctccgccgcatctgctctcaggatgagacctTTCATTTTAGGACAaaggagatagatagatagatactttattcatccccaaggggaaattcaacatttttccagtgtcccatacacttattgtagcaaaactaattacatacagtatttaactcagtataaatatgatatgcatctaaaatcaccctcccaa from Hypanus sabinus isolate sHypSab1 chromosome 1, sHypSab1.hap1, whole genome shotgun sequence includes these protein-coding regions:
- the LOC132381121 gene encoding general transcription factor II-I repeat domain-containing protein 2-like; this translates as MENSKKRKVTEENRTFNDTWTDSFAFTVDETGLPVCLICNEKLANNKKSNVAKHFQNKHAAFAQKYPDGDERKKAISELMRKVDLSKNHFQKWMKSGKSTTYASYIAAQEIVRHGKQFTDGEYIKESFIKISEHLFTDFKNKSEIVQKIRDMPLSAKTVKDRTIKMAEDITRQQIKDINSAVAYSIACDESKDKGDIEQIALFCRYVNSAGPQEELIELIPLKDQTRGEDICEAVLNCLRAKGIKTTHLVSVATDGAPNMTGTHKGFVALLQKSLDRKLLTFHCILHQEALCAQTFPPECTEVMDVVIQIVNKIMAKSLNHRQFRLLLDELESAYSDLLLHNKVRWLSKGEVLKRFVACLEEVKTFLGSKGLTFPELEQPEWLEKLHFMVDMTAHLNTLNTALQGKGRTALHMLEDVLAFERKLTVLARDLQKGTLSHFPNLREFKQGHDMIISEYLHSAIIAMQTSFGKRFCEFREEKNTLSFPVTPLSIDPSLLNTTALAGVSQPDLEMELADIADKDIWVSKFRRLTADLEDVARQKAVLAQNHKWSDIENLPKPDKLVFETWNAMPDIYVNMKKYALGVLSIFGSTYVCEQVFSNMNFIKNKHRARLTDDSLRSCVKMKVTSYSPDVQTLCAEVQDQKSH